The following proteins come from a genomic window of Gordonia westfalica:
- a CDS encoding phosphoadenylyl-sulfate reductase, with protein MTISTTESATGRRHSEEELRAIAAKGAADLGTDATPEELIRWTAETFGTDFVVASNMQDAALVDLAVKNIDRELLGGDPVKVLFLDTGYHFAETIGTRDAVEQVYGVQMVNLTPEHTVAEQDELLGRNLFARDPGECCRMRKVVPLKAGLAGYDAWITGIRRVEAPTRANAPLISFDEGFGLVKINPIAAWSDETMQDYIDSNGVLVNPLVDEGYPSIGCAPCTAKPEPGSDPRSGRWAGRAKTECGLHA; from the coding sequence ATGACGATCAGCACGACGGAGTCCGCCACCGGTCGTCGTCACAGCGAGGAGGAGCTCCGGGCGATCGCGGCGAAGGGTGCCGCCGACCTCGGCACCGACGCCACCCCGGAAGAACTGATCCGGTGGACCGCGGAGACCTTCGGCACCGACTTCGTCGTCGCGTCGAACATGCAGGACGCCGCTCTCGTCGACCTCGCGGTCAAGAACATCGACCGCGAGCTCCTGGGCGGCGACCCGGTCAAGGTGCTGTTCCTCGACACCGGTTACCACTTCGCCGAGACCATCGGCACCCGCGACGCCGTCGAGCAGGTGTACGGCGTGCAGATGGTGAACCTGACCCCCGAGCACACCGTCGCCGAGCAGGACGAGCTGTTGGGCCGCAACCTGTTCGCGCGCGATCCGGGTGAGTGCTGCCGGATGCGCAAGGTCGTCCCGCTCAAGGCGGGTCTGGCCGGTTACGACGCCTGGATCACCGGCATCCGCCGCGTGGAGGCGCCGACCCGCGCCAACGCACCGCTCATCTCGTTCGACGAGGGCTTCGGGCTGGTCAAGATCAACCCGATCGCAGCGTGGTCCGACGAGACGATGCAGGACTACATCGATTCCAACGGCGTGCTGGTCAACCCGTTGGTCGACGAGGGCTATCCCTCCATCGGCTGTGCACCGTGCACCGCCAAACCCGAACCCGGATCCGATCCGCGCAGTGGCCGCTGGGCCGGTCGCGCCAAGACAGAATGTGGGCTCCACGCATGA
- a CDS encoding alpha/beta hydrolase family protein codes for MSAVRRCAVRRAKIEYGTEPSQFGHLYVPRDGIDAAAPARVVVLIHGGSWSVEYGSTIQTAVARTMSERGAVVWNIEYRRVGEPGGGWPNTGRDVLDAIRALDGPVRETLQEQEVDLTAIDFSSVGVVGHSAGGQLAVWAVGKLGARTATTTITTVVAQAAVLDTVAAADKQSLRALMGRPYSESPRRYEEASPMLAPVFDAHVVAITGDDDDLVPDIVSRRYVDDAISRGQSAELIVVPGEGHEAFVDPRTGCARQTIRVLGI; via the coding sequence TTGAGTGCTGTCCGGCGCTGCGCCGTGCGGCGCGCCAAGATCGAATACGGCACCGAGCCTTCACAATTCGGCCACCTCTACGTCCCCCGCGACGGCATCGACGCCGCGGCCCCTGCCCGGGTGGTCGTGCTGATCCACGGCGGCTCGTGGTCGGTGGAGTACGGCTCGACGATCCAGACCGCGGTCGCGCGCACGATGTCCGAACGCGGCGCGGTGGTGTGGAACATCGAGTACCGCCGCGTGGGGGAGCCCGGCGGCGGCTGGCCGAACACCGGACGCGACGTCCTCGACGCGATCCGTGCCCTCGACGGCCCGGTGCGCGAGACGCTTCAGGAGCAGGAGGTCGATCTCACCGCGATCGACTTCTCCTCGGTCGGCGTCGTCGGGCATTCGGCCGGTGGCCAGCTCGCGGTGTGGGCCGTCGGCAAGCTCGGCGCGCGTACCGCCACGACCACCATCACCACCGTCGTCGCCCAGGCTGCGGTACTCGACACGGTCGCCGCGGCCGACAAACAATCCTTGCGCGCCCTCATGGGACGGCCCTACAGCGAGTCGCCGCGCCGCTACGAGGAGGCCTCGCCCATGCTCGCGCCGGTCTTCGACGCGCACGTCGTCGCGATCACCGGTGACGACGACGATCTGGTGCCCGACATCGTGAGCCGCCGCTACGTCGACGACGCGATCTCCCGCGGGCAGTCGGCCGAACTGATCGTCGTACCGGGGGAGGGTCACGAGGCGTTCGTCGATCCGCGCACCGGCTGTGCGCGGCAGACGATCCGGGTCCTGGGGATCTGA
- a CDS encoding 16S rRNA (uracil(1498)-N(3))-methyltransferase, whose amino-acid sequence MSPPLFWADSVPAPGADLILSGPEGRHAVTVARLGVGERIFVGDGAGSVAGCEIREITAKDTLVASVRELHFQARPTPQVTVVQALPKSERSELSVDLATEAGVDVIVPWQAMRCVARWTGKADKGVAKWRAAASAAAKQSRRPWIPEVTDLASTIDVRARCADAVAAGGVVAVLHEEAARPLAELPLADATEIVLVVGPEGGLDDTEVADLTALGAHSVVLGPEVLRTSTAAAVALGAIGVLTGRWSR is encoded by the coding sequence GTGAGCCCACCGCTTTTCTGGGCGGACTCCGTTCCCGCCCCGGGTGCCGACCTCATCCTCAGCGGGCCGGAAGGCCGGCATGCGGTGACGGTCGCCCGCCTCGGGGTGGGGGAGCGCATTTTCGTCGGCGACGGGGCAGGTTCCGTCGCGGGCTGCGAGATCCGGGAGATCACCGCGAAGGACACCCTCGTCGCGTCGGTGCGTGAGCTGCACTTCCAGGCGCGGCCCACCCCGCAGGTGACCGTCGTCCAGGCGCTGCCGAAGTCCGAACGGTCAGAGCTCTCCGTCGACCTCGCGACCGAGGCGGGGGTCGACGTCATCGTGCCCTGGCAGGCCATGCGCTGTGTCGCCCGCTGGACGGGCAAGGCGGACAAGGGTGTTGCCAAGTGGCGGGCCGCGGCGTCGGCCGCCGCGAAGCAGAGCCGCCGACCCTGGATTCCCGAGGTCACCGACCTCGCCTCGACGATCGACGTCCGTGCGCGGTGCGCTGACGCCGTCGCCGCCGGCGGTGTGGTCGCAGTGCTCCACGAGGAGGCCGCCCGCCCTCTCGCCGAACTGCCTCTCGCCGATGCGACCGAGATCGTGCTGGTCGTGGGTCCCGAAGGCGGGCTCGACGACACCGAGGTCGCCGATCTCACCGCGCTCGGCGCCCATTCGGTGGTGCTCGGTCCGGAGGTGCTGCGTACTTCGACGGCGGCCGCGGTCGCACTCGGTGCGATCGGCGTGCTGACCGGCAGGTGGTCGCGTTGA
- the cysD gene encoding sulfate adenylyltransferase subunit CysD, whose product MWAPRMTVTEPIRDAVSAEADDFTTLDALESEAIHVFREVAGEFERPVILFSGGKDSTVLLHVALKAFWPAPLPFSLLHVDTGHNLPEVLEFRDNVVERHNLRLHVAKVEDYLADGRLTERPDGVRNPLQTIPLLDAITENRFDAVFGGGRRDEERSRAKERIFSLRNAFGQWDPKRQRPELWNLYNGRHAPGEHVRVFPLSNWTELDIWRYIAREQVLLPSIYYAHERDVFLRDGMWMTPGVWGGPREGEELQRLSVRYRTVGDGSSTGAVLSDAADNEAVLDEVAASRLTERGATRGDDRVSEAAMEDRKREGYF is encoded by the coding sequence ATGTGGGCTCCACGCATGACCGTCACCGAACCCATCCGCGATGCCGTCTCCGCCGAGGCCGACGACTTCACCACCCTCGACGCGCTCGAATCCGAGGCGATCCACGTCTTCCGTGAGGTCGCAGGCGAATTCGAGCGCCCGGTGATCCTGTTCTCCGGCGGCAAGGACTCCACCGTCCTGCTCCACGTCGCACTCAAGGCGTTCTGGCCTGCGCCGCTGCCGTTCTCGCTGCTGCACGTCGACACCGGGCACAACCTGCCCGAGGTCCTCGAGTTCCGCGACAACGTCGTCGAGCGTCACAACCTGCGCCTGCACGTCGCCAAGGTCGAGGACTACCTCGCCGACGGCCGGCTGACCGAGCGCCCCGACGGCGTCCGCAACCCGCTGCAGACCATCCCCCTGCTCGACGCGATCACCGAGAACCGCTTCGACGCGGTCTTCGGCGGTGGCCGCCGCGACGAGGAGCGCTCGCGCGCCAAGGAGCGGATCTTCTCGCTGCGCAACGCCTTCGGCCAGTGGGACCCGAAGCGTCAGCGGCCCGAGCTGTGGAACCTCTACAACGGCCGCCACGCACCGGGTGAGCACGTTCGCGTGTTCCCGCTGTCGAACTGGACCGAGCTCGACATCTGGCGCTACATCGCCCGCGAGCAGGTCCTGCTCCCCTCGATCTACTACGCCCACGAACGCGACGTCTTCCTGCGGGACGGCATGTGGATGACCCCCGGTGTCTGGGGCGGACCCCGCGAAGGCGAAGAGCTGCAGCGTCTCTCGGTGCGCTACCGCACCGTCGGCGACGGCTCGTCGACCGGCGCGGTGCTCTCCGACGCCGCCGACAACGAGGCCGTGCTGGACGAGGTCGCCGCGTCCCGGCTGACCGAGCGCGGCGCCACCCGTGGCGACGACCGGGTCTCCGAGGCCGCCATGGAAGACCGCAAGCGCGAAGGATATTTCTGA
- a CDS encoding nitrite/sulfite reductase → MTSTTDAPAAPGTGSEPDAARPAAAAEPGTEKRARPARKARPVKRRAEGQWKLGYREPLNPNEQVKKDDNPLNVRARIENIYSKQGFDSIDKQDLRGRMRWWGLYTQRAEGYDGTWTGDENIDILEDSHFMMRVRCDAGALNVAQLRTLGELSTEFARDTADLSDRENVQYHWIRIEDVPTIWERLEGVGLKTTEACGDCPRVVLGSPLAGESFDEVLDPTPAIDEIVRRYIGDPKYSNLPRKFKTAISGQQDVVHEINDVAFVGVVHPEHGPGLDLWVGGGLSTNPMLAQRVGAWVPLDEVPDVWEAVVSIFRDYGYRRLRAKARLKFLIKDWGIEKFRQVLEDEYLGRKLIDGPAPEQPQRPIDHIGVQRLRNGLNAIGFSPIAGRVSGTILTKTAEAVAAVGSDRVRFTPYQKLIVLDVPDDKVEWLIDELKPLGLHGRPTQWRRNLLACSGIEFCKLSFTETRKRSQVLAPELDERLADINSKLDVPITVNINGCPNSCGRSQIADIGFKGQLVEDADGNQTDGFQVHLGGSLGLDSGFGRKLRQHKVMGTELGDYIERVVRNFVDQREEGERFAQWAVRADEEALR, encoded by the coding sequence ATGACGTCTACCACCGACGCCCCTGCTGCCCCCGGCACGGGCTCCGAGCCGGATGCCGCCAGGCCTGCCGCCGCAGCAGAACCCGGCACCGAGAAGCGCGCTCGTCCCGCCCGCAAGGCACGCCCGGTCAAGCGCCGCGCCGAAGGCCAGTGGAAGCTCGGCTACCGCGAGCCGCTGAACCCGAACGAGCAGGTCAAGAAGGACGACAACCCGCTCAACGTGCGTGCGCGCATCGAGAACATCTACTCGAAGCAGGGCTTCGACTCGATCGACAAGCAGGACCTGCGTGGCCGCATGCGCTGGTGGGGCCTCTACACCCAGCGCGCCGAGGGTTACGACGGAACCTGGACCGGCGACGAGAACATCGACATCCTCGAGGACAGCCACTTCATGATGCGGGTGCGCTGCGACGCGGGTGCACTCAACGTCGCGCAGCTGCGCACGCTCGGTGAACTCTCCACCGAGTTCGCCCGCGACACCGCCGACCTCTCCGACCGTGAGAACGTCCAGTACCACTGGATCCGGATCGAGGACGTCCCGACGATCTGGGAGCGCCTCGAAGGCGTCGGACTCAAGACCACCGAGGCCTGCGGCGACTGCCCGCGCGTCGTGCTCGGCTCGCCGCTCGCCGGCGAGTCCTTCGACGAGGTCCTCGACCCCACCCCGGCCATCGACGAGATCGTCCGCCGCTACATCGGCGACCCGAAGTACTCGAACCTGCCGCGCAAGTTCAAGACCGCGATCTCGGGCCAGCAGGACGTGGTGCACGAGATCAACGACGTCGCCTTCGTGGGTGTGGTCCATCCCGAGCACGGCCCCGGCCTCGACCTCTGGGTCGGCGGCGGCCTGTCCACCAACCCGATGCTCGCCCAGCGCGTCGGCGCGTGGGTCCCGCTCGACGAGGTGCCCGATGTCTGGGAGGCCGTGGTCTCGATCTTCCGCGACTACGGATACCGACGTCTCCGCGCCAAGGCCCGTCTCAAGTTCCTCATCAAGGACTGGGGCATCGAGAAGTTCCGTCAGGTGCTCGAGGACGAGTACCTCGGCCGCAAGCTGATCGACGGCCCGGCTCCGGAACAGCCCCAACGCCCGATCGACCACATCGGCGTGCAGAGGCTCCGCAACGGACTCAACGCGATCGGCTTCTCCCCCATCGCCGGACGCGTCTCGGGCACCATCCTGACCAAGACCGCCGAGGCGGTCGCCGCCGTCGGTTCCGACCGGGTCCGTTTCACGCCGTACCAGAAGCTGATCGTCCTCGACGTCCCCGACGACAAGGTGGAGTGGCTGATCGACGAGCTCAAGCCGCTCGGCCTGCACGGCCGGCCGACGCAGTGGCGCCGGAACCTCTTGGCGTGCAGCGGCATCGAGTTCTGCAAGCTCTCGTTCACCGAGACCCGCAAGCGTTCGCAGGTCCTCGCCCCCGAGCTCGACGAGCGTCTCGCCGACATCAACTCGAAGCTCGACGTGCCGATCACGGTGAACATCAACGGCTGCCCCAACTCCTGCGGCCGGTCGCAGATCGCCGACATCGGTTTCAAGGGACAGCTCGTCGAGGACGCCGACGGCAACCAGACCGACGGCTTCCAGGTCCACCTGGGCGGCAGCCTCGGCCTCGACTCGGGTTTCGGTCGCAAGCTGCGTCAGCACAAGGTGATGGGCACCGAGCTCGGCGACTACATCGAGCGTGTGGTCCGCAACTTCGTCGACCAGCGTGAAGAAGGTGAACGGTTCGCGCAGTGGGCCGTTCGTGCCGATGAGGAGGCTCTCCGATGA
- the dnaJ gene encoding molecular chaperone DnaJ, which produces MARDYYAILGVAKGASDQELKRAYRKKARELHPDVNPGKEDEFKEVSTAYEVLTDPEKRRIVDAGGDPLAGAGAGGFGGFGGGGGGFGDVFEAFFGNGGAFGGGGGFGSGRGPRSRVQPGEPALVNIKLDLAECAKGVNKEITVDTAILCDACTGSGTNGDSKPVACDTCHGAGEIQSVQRSFLGQVMTVRECPTCHGVGEVIPDPCHKCGGDGRVRSRRTMTVRIPAGIESGMRVRLSGQGEVGPGGGPAGDLYVEVTERPHDVFLRDKDDLHCTVKVPMVDAALGAEFDVETILGDPVTVTIAPGTQPGQVVKLRGQGMPHVSSGVRGNLHVHLDVVVPTKLDSAQTDALKKLKKVAQDEIEVVNTSAAAAPGGLFSRLRNAFAGK; this is translated from the coding sequence GTGGCACGTGACTATTACGCAATCCTGGGTGTGGCAAAGGGTGCCAGTGACCAGGAGCTCAAGCGCGCCTACCGCAAGAAGGCACGCGAACTGCACCCCGACGTCAACCCCGGCAAGGAAGACGAGTTCAAAGAGGTCAGCACCGCCTACGAGGTGCTGACCGATCCGGAGAAGCGTCGCATCGTCGATGCCGGTGGCGACCCCCTCGCGGGCGCGGGCGCCGGTGGCTTCGGCGGTTTCGGTGGCGGGGGCGGCGGCTTCGGCGACGTCTTCGAGGCCTTCTTCGGCAACGGCGGCGCCTTCGGCGGAGGCGGCGGATTCGGGTCGGGGCGCGGTCCCCGCTCGCGCGTCCAGCCGGGTGAGCCCGCGCTGGTCAACATCAAGCTCGATCTCGCCGAGTGCGCCAAGGGCGTCAACAAGGAGATCACCGTCGACACCGCGATCCTGTGTGACGCGTGCACCGGGTCGGGAACCAACGGCGACAGCAAGCCGGTCGCCTGCGACACCTGTCATGGCGCTGGCGAGATCCAGTCGGTGCAGCGGTCGTTCCTCGGTCAGGTGATGACCGTCCGCGAGTGCCCCACCTGTCACGGCGTCGGCGAGGTCATCCCCGACCCCTGCCACAAGTGTGGCGGCGACGGCCGGGTGCGCTCGCGTCGCACCATGACCGTCCGCATCCCGGCCGGCATCGAGAGCGGTATGCGGGTCCGGCTCAGCGGCCAGGGCGAGGTCGGGCCCGGCGGCGGTCCCGCCGGCGACCTCTACGTCGAGGTCACCGAACGTCCGCACGACGTCTTCCTGCGCGACAAGGACGACCTGCACTGCACCGTGAAGGTCCCGATGGTCGACGCCGCGCTGGGCGCCGAGTTCGACGTCGAGACCATCCTCGGTGACCCGGTCACGGTCACGATCGCACCGGGCACGCAGCCCGGCCAGGTGGTCAAGCTGCGCGGCCAGGGCATGCCGCATGTCAGTTCGGGTGTCCGCGGCAACCTGCACGTCCATCTCGACGTGGTGGTGCCGACCAAACTCGACAGTGCCCAGACCGACGCGCTCAAGAAGCTCAAGAAGGTGGCGCAGGACGAGATCGAGGTGGTCAACACCTCGGCCGCGGCAGCTCCGGGCGGACTCTTCTCACGACTGCGCAACGCGTTCGCAGGCAAGTGA
- the hrcA gene encoding heat-inducible transcriptional repressor HrcA encodes MSTTDDRRFEILRAIVTDYVESQEPIGSKALVDRHQLGVSSATVRNDMAVLEAEGYITQPHTSSGRVPTDKGYRMFVDRISEIKPLSSAERRAILSVLDSGVDLDDVLRRSVKLLAQLTRQVAVIQYPVLSAARVRHLEVVSLSPSRLLLVVIVDNGRVEQRMVALSEDHDEEDIARLRDMFSVALHGKRLAEASAAVAELANSAADDIRGAVLSIATVLVETLVERGDDRLVLGGTSNLARSAADFTPVVGGMDTVLEALEEQVVVLKILATTQDMGQVTVQIGEETQTENLRGTSVVSTGYGASGTVFGGVGVLGPTRMDYPGTIASVAAVAKYIGEVLAER; translated from the coding sequence GTGTCCACAACGGACGACCGTCGATTCGAGATCCTCCGCGCGATCGTGACCGACTACGTCGAATCGCAGGAACCCATCGGATCGAAGGCTCTCGTCGACCGGCACCAACTCGGGGTGTCGAGCGCAACGGTCCGCAACGACATGGCGGTGCTCGAGGCCGAGGGCTACATCACGCAGCCGCACACCAGCTCGGGCCGTGTCCCCACGGACAAGGGCTACCGGATGTTCGTGGATCGCATCAGCGAGATCAAGCCGCTGTCCTCCGCGGAACGACGCGCGATCCTGTCGGTCCTCGACTCCGGTGTCGACCTCGACGACGTGCTGCGACGTTCGGTGAAGCTGCTGGCCCAGCTGACCCGACAGGTGGCCGTGATCCAGTATCCGGTGCTGTCGGCGGCCCGGGTCCGACATCTCGAGGTCGTGTCGCTGTCGCCGTCGCGGCTGCTGCTGGTGGTGATCGTCGACAACGGCCGCGTCGAGCAGCGGATGGTCGCGCTGAGCGAGGATCACGACGAGGAGGACATCGCACGCCTGCGCGACATGTTCTCGGTCGCGCTGCACGGCAAGCGGCTCGCGGAGGCGTCGGCGGCCGTGGCCGAACTCGCCAACTCCGCGGCCGACGACATCCGCGGGGCGGTGCTGAGCATCGCGACGGTTCTCGTCGAGACCCTCGTGGAACGGGGCGACGACCGTCTGGTACTCGGCGGCACGTCCAACCTGGCGCGGTCGGCAGCCGACTTCACGCCCGTCGTCGGCGGCATGGACACCGTCCTGGAGGCGCTCGAGGAGCAGGTCGTCGTGCTCAAGATCCTCGCCACGACGCAGGACATGGGCCAGGTCACAGTGCAGATCGGGGAGGAGACGCAGACCGAGAACCTGCGTGGGACCTCGGTGGTGTCGACAGGGTACGGTGCATCGGGAACCGTGTTCGGCGGCGTCGGTGTGCTCGGCCCCACACGGATGGACTATCCGGGAACCATCGCCTCGGTCGCAGCCGTTGCCAAGTACATCGGTGAGGTGCTCGCCGAGCGATGA
- a CDS encoding type VII secretion target — protein MLVDPDALRGLSDRTSNAADVIEANTLAGVVLGAFSEMQGSTSEWSARAVDEFVTPLVKALSQGFDELSRAAKGAAGNYEATDEYAKSKIEACFER, from the coding sequence GTGCTAGTAGATCCAGATGCGTTGCGTGGACTGTCCGATAGAACGTCGAATGCAGCAGATGTTATCGAAGCCAACACACTGGCCGGGGTCGTCCTGGGGGCATTCTCTGAGATGCAGGGTTCAACCTCTGAGTGGAGTGCTCGGGCGGTTGACGAATTCGTGACTCCACTCGTCAAGGCTTTGTCCCAGGGCTTCGACGAGCTATCGCGCGCAGCCAAAGGTGCTGCAGGCAATTACGAGGCGACCGATGAGTATGCGAAGTCGAAGATCGAGGCTTGCTTCGAACGATGA
- a CDS encoding type II toxin-antitoxin system VapB family antitoxin translates to MIFKGVREGKPYPDHKLSTRGWAKIPPRQLRLDQLTTLTKVLALDKLLSEDSTFYGDLFAHVVRWEGELYLEDGLHRAVRSALRNRNIIHARTLDLDSLDLSEGAKPLEEQLDVTAEIPTRRAPDVLETPRPPHPGSVPPGNVPPGGGAHRRPRSTGWTSPTRPDRPW, encoded by the coding sequence ATGATCTTCAAGGGGGTGCGGGAGGGCAAGCCCTATCCCGACCACAAGTTGTCGACGCGGGGCTGGGCCAAGATCCCGCCGCGCCAGCTGCGGCTCGACCAGCTGACCACGCTCACCAAGGTGCTGGCGCTGGACAAATTGCTCAGCGAGGACTCGACGTTCTACGGCGACCTCTTCGCGCATGTCGTGCGCTGGGAGGGCGAGCTCTACCTCGAGGACGGACTGCACCGCGCCGTGCGGTCGGCGCTGCGGAACCGGAACATCATCCACGCACGCACCCTCGACCTCGACTCCCTGGACCTGTCCGAGGGAGCCAAGCCGCTCGAAGAACAACTCGACGTCACCGCGGAGATCCCCACTCGACGAGCGCCGGATGTCCTCGAGACGCCCCGGCCGCCCCACCCCGGCAGTGTTCCGCCCGGCAATGTCCCTCCCGGCGGCGGAGCACATCGTCGACCCCGGTCGACCGGATGGACCAGCCCGACGCGCCCCGACCGGCCCTGGTAG
- a CDS encoding sulfate adenylyltransferase subunit 1, whose translation MRHAPDLLRIATAGSVDDGKSTLVGRLLYDTKSVLADQIDAVTKASVDRGLEGPDLSLLVDGLRAEREQGITIDVAYRYFATPARSFVLADTPGHVQYTRNTVSGASTAQLVILLVDARNGVVSQTRRHAAVMALLGVPQLVLAVNKIDLVDDQASVFAEISAEFAELTRSLGWSAEQVTAIPVSALHGDNIANRSETTPFYDGPTLIEHLETVPNLTERAPVGLRFPVQYVIRPRTPDYPDYRGYAGQIAAGRVSVGDEVVVLPSGRRSTVSQIDTADGPLETAHTGRSVTILLADDVDISRGDLIAAAADAPESVQQFTATVCWLAEKPLRPGARLLLKHGTKTTQAIVGGLDALFDEQNLALVDAPESVELNQIVRISVQTAEPIPADDYQVNRESGSFLLIDPQGGNTLAAGLVGDALAPLHLKELV comes from the coding sequence ATGAGGCACGCTCCCGACCTTCTCCGCATCGCCACCGCCGGCAGTGTGGACGACGGCAAGTCGACGCTCGTCGGCCGTCTGCTGTACGACACGAAATCCGTTCTGGCCGACCAGATCGACGCCGTCACCAAAGCCTCGGTCGACCGCGGCCTCGAGGGCCCCGACCTCTCGCTGCTCGTCGACGGCCTGCGCGCCGAGCGCGAACAGGGCATCACCATCGACGTGGCGTACCGCTACTTCGCAACGCCCGCACGCTCTTTCGTGCTCGCCGACACCCCGGGACACGTGCAGTACACCCGGAACACGGTGTCCGGTGCCTCCACCGCCCAGCTGGTGATCCTGCTGGTCGACGCCCGCAACGGCGTCGTCTCGCAGACCCGTCGCCACGCCGCGGTGATGGCGCTACTCGGTGTCCCGCAGCTCGTGCTGGCGGTCAACAAGATCGACCTCGTCGACGACCAGGCCTCGGTGTTCGCCGAGATCTCCGCCGAATTCGCCGAACTCACCCGTTCCCTCGGCTGGTCGGCGGAGCAGGTCACCGCGATCCCGGTGTCGGCACTGCACGGCGACAACATCGCCAACCGCTCGGAGACCACCCCGTTCTACGACGGCCCGACTCTCATCGAGCATCTCGAGACGGTCCCGAACCTGACCGAGCGCGCCCCCGTGGGTCTGCGTTTCCCGGTGCAGTACGTGATCCGTCCCCGCACACCCGACTACCCCGACTACCGCGGCTACGCGGGTCAGATCGCGGCCGGCCGGGTGTCGGTGGGTGACGAGGTCGTCGTCCTGCCGTCCGGCCGGCGGTCCACCGTCAGCCAGATCGACACCGCCGACGGACCGCTCGAGACCGCGCACACCGGACGCAGTGTCACGATCCTGCTCGCCGACGACGTCGACATCTCGCGTGGCGATCTGATCGCCGCCGCGGCCGACGCCCCGGAGTCGGTGCAGCAGTTCACCGCGACCGTGTGCTGGCTCGCCGAGAAGCCGCTGCGCCCCGGCGCCCGGCTGCTGCTCAAGCACGGCACCAAGACCACGCAGGCCATCGTCGGCGGGCTCGACGCCCTCTTCGACGAGCAGAACCTGGCTCTCGTGGACGCCCCGGAATCGGTGGAGCTCAACCAGATCGTGCGGATCTCGGTGCAGACCGCCGAGCCGATCCCGGCCGACGACTACCAGGTGAACCGCGAGTCCGGCAGCTTCCTGCTGATCGACCCGCAGGGTGGCAACACCCTCGCAGCCGGACTGGTGGGCGACGCACTGGCGCCGCTGCACCTCAAAGAGCTGGTGTGA
- the hemW gene encoding radical SAM family heme chaperone HemW translates to MKVDVEAPTPELTAQLIEGACRDVDPEVPFGLYLHVPFCATRCGYCDFNTYTAGELGSSSSPESWQEAVAAELESAARLLQPKREVSTIFVGGGTPSLLGADGLTRLLDAVRANFDLAPDAEVTTESNPESTSPEFFEKLRAAGFTRISLGMQSAAQHVLKILDRVHTPGRAVAAAREARAAGFEHVNLDLIYGTPGETDADLHTTLDAVLSAGVDHVSAYALIVEDGTALARRIRRGEMPAPDDDVLADRYKILDDRLSAKGFDWYEVSNWALDDAGACRHNLAYWHSSDWWGIGPGAHSHVNGVRWWNVKHPARYAQALVDGALPAASSEELTAEDRHMESVMLTTRCRSGLPHGLLDDAERVNAEKLCADGLLTATGDAYVLTDAGRLLADGVIRRVLWG, encoded by the coding sequence GTGAAGGTCGACGTCGAAGCACCCACCCCGGAGCTCACCGCGCAGCTCATCGAAGGGGCGTGCCGTGACGTCGACCCCGAGGTGCCGTTCGGCCTCTACCTGCACGTCCCGTTCTGTGCGACCAGGTGCGGCTACTGCGACTTCAACACCTACACCGCCGGGGAGTTGGGATCCTCTTCGTCGCCGGAGTCCTGGCAGGAAGCGGTGGCCGCCGAACTCGAGTCGGCGGCGCGTCTGCTGCAGCCGAAGCGGGAGGTGTCGACGATCTTCGTCGGCGGCGGCACGCCGTCGCTGCTCGGCGCGGACGGCCTGACGCGTCTGCTCGACGCGGTGCGCGCGAACTTCGACCTCGCCCCCGACGCGGAGGTCACCACCGAATCGAACCCGGAGTCGACGTCGCCGGAGTTCTTCGAGAAGCTGCGCGCCGCGGGGTTCACCAGGATCTCCCTCGGCATGCAATCGGCGGCCCAGCACGTGCTCAAGATCCTCGACCGGGTGCACACGCCGGGTCGGGCGGTCGCCGCCGCCCGCGAGGCCCGGGCGGCGGGTTTCGAGCACGTCAACCTCGATCTGATCTACGGCACCCCCGGCGAGACCGACGCCGATCTGCACACCACCCTCGACGCCGTGTTGTCGGCGGGCGTCGACCACGTGTCCGCCTATGCGCTCATCGTCGAGGACGGTACGGCGCTGGCGCGTCGAATCCGGCGCGGCGAGATGCCCGCCCCCGACGACGATGTGCTCGCCGACCGATACAAGATCCTCGACGATCGGTTGAGCGCCAAGGGTTTCGACTGGTACGAGGTGTCGAACTGGGCCCTCGACGACGCCGGTGCCTGTCGGCACAACCTCGCCTACTGGCACAGTTCCGACTGGTGGGGGATCGGCCCCGGTGCGCACTCGCACGTCAACGGAGTGCGTTGGTGGAACGTGAAGCATCCGGCGCGCTATGCGCAGGCCCTCGTCGACGGCGCTCTGCCCGCCGCGTCGTCGGAGGAACTCACCGCCGAGGACCGCCACATGGAGTCGGTCATGCTCACCACGCGATGCCGCAGCGGGCTTCCGCACGGGTTGCTCGACGACGCCGAGCGCGTGAACGCCGAGAAGCTCTGCGCCGATGGCCTGCTCACCGCGACCGGGGACGCCTACGTCCTCACCGACGCCGGCCGGTTGCTCGCCGACGGAGTGATCCGCCGCGTGCTCTGGGGTTAG